One genomic segment of Panicum virgatum strain AP13 chromosome 2N, P.virgatum_v5, whole genome shotgun sequence includes these proteins:
- the LOC120658669 gene encoding uncharacterized protein LOC120658669: MDLLPEELLTDILRRLPPRPLAVCRSVSRDLRAVVDGRCLLAVLARRVPRGLRGVFINYVGQDRPYFFSRPERRPRIDAELRFLEPIEWGAVAHHCDGLLLFMDWSTLYVCNPATRRWARLPPRPEGSGDDAAHLVFDPTVSLHYEVISFSKVPRKPKLPIQPGIPTQDHHGANDSVYTLLRKSRACHHL, translated from the coding sequence atggatctCCTCCCTGAGGAGCTGCTCACCGACATCCTCCGGCGCCTCCCGCCGCGTCCCCTCGCCGTGTGCCGGAGCGTGTCCAGGGACCTGCGCGCCGTCGTCGACGGCCGGTGCCTCCTCGCCGTGCTCgcgcgccgcgtgccccgcggcctgcgcggcgtctTCATCAACTACGTCGGGCAGGACCGCCCCTACTTCTTCTCCCGGCCCGAGCGCCGGCCGCGCATCGACGCCGAGCTCCGCTTCCTGGAACCCATCGAATGGGGAGCAGTCGCGCACCACTgcgacggcctcctcctcttcATGGATTGGAGCACCCTGTACGTGTGCAACCCCGCGACACGGAGGTGGGCGCGGCTTCCCCCACGGCCGGAGGGCAGCGGCGATGACGCCGCGCACCTCGTCTTCGATCCAACAGTCTCGCTGCACTACGAGGTGATCTCCTTCTCCAAGGTGCCTCGCAAGCCAAAGCTACCAATCCAGCCTGGTATCCCAACCCAAGACCATCATGGTGCCAATGACTCAGTGTATACACTGCTGAGGAAATCGAGGGCTTGCCATCATCTCTGA